In Heptranchias perlo isolate sHepPer1 chromosome 9, sHepPer1.hap1, whole genome shotgun sequence, the sequence tgggccagaccGATTGATTGGACCTGCATGAACAATGATCACGTTGTTAACAAGGTACGCAgttaagttccagccctaactttctgcagcaagtttaatgggcaattaatgtgaaaaattcaacaagttcttaaaaataatggggaggctgagggcgagatgccgtttgtgcaaaGCAAATAGTCTagtctggctggagaatctagaacagaataaggggtcggccatttaggactgagatgagaagaaatttcttcagagggttgtgaatctttgaaattctataccccagagggctgtggatgctcagtcgctggATATTGTCAaggctgcgatcgatagatttttggactctaagggaatcaagggatatggggatcgggcgggaaagtggagttgaggttgaatatcagccatgatcttattgaattgcggcaggctcgaggggccgtatggcctactcctgctcctatttcttatgttcttatgtaaatggtGGAGTGGCTTAAATCGATCAGCacgttctggagatttgcaactcacagGGTATCTCTTGATCCCCcaaacttgctggccgatttgtgtaTTAATAACGGCATGCGTCGTTAACATGCCATTAtctttccatgatgtggagatgccggtgatggactggggttgacaattgtaaacaattttacgacaccaagttatagtccagcaattttattttaaattcacaagctttcggaggcttcctccttcgtcaggtgaacgatcgttcacctgacgaaggaggaagcctccgaaagcttgtgaatttaaaataaaattgctggactataacttggtgttgtaaaattgtttacaattatctttccagcaagatccagcccataatttttcaaaaaaatagTAACTTGCATTTGTAAAGTTCTGCTAATGTAGTAAACTTAACAGAGGAAAAAGCTGCCAAACAGAAGTGGAAGGAAAGTTTGAGGAGGTGAACAAAAGGCATGGCTGAAGAGAGAGGTTTTGAGGGGACATTTGAAGGTGGGGGAGAGATAGTGAGTggctttagggagagagttccagagtatAAGGACCAATGTAGCAGAAGGCTTTGCCACTGAAGGTGGAGCAGTGGGGATGCCATGGTCAGAAGAGTATCACTGCAGAATGAGATTCAGGATGTATTGTGAGAAATTATTGTACATTAGTATAATAATGGCTTTGACAACCAGGCCACCATACTGCTAATATTTAATTCTGCATTTTAAAATCTTTAAAACAAGTAGGTCATTACTTGTTTGAATTATACTTTATTGAATTATACTTCATAAAAATATCATTCACTTAATAACTCATTTCTCAATTGTTATTTCTGTACAAGGAATTAATGGAACTACAAAAATGTTTGTGCTTGATTGTatcattaaaattaaattattcaTGTTTTGATATTTTATTGTTTATTTGGATAAAAATATATTTCCCAGGCTGTGCAGTGAGTTAGAGCACCTACTCAGTGAGATGGCCGCTGAGAGAAACCCAGGTActatttcctccccccacccccccccccactctccctcacaccGCACCCCATAAAGGGATGAAAATCAAAGGACTAGAAATTTGCCCACTGacttatgcctttttaaaatatagCTATACTGAGTAATATTGGCAAAGGACCACAGCTGGAGAATGGTGTACAGTGTATGGAGATTCAGAGAACAAAACGAGTTCCAAAGAGTAATTCCCCATGGAAGTTAAAAACCCCCCTTAAATGAGGAGTGGAGATACAggtgatttttatatatgtgttGAGAAAAGTCTACAGTGCTGTTCAACAATCGATCTGGTATCCTATCTCCAGTGTAGTGTCATTGATAATTTGAAAATACCATGCAAATAACTGAACAGCTCAAGTTAATGGTCCAGTCATTTTTTGAACATATTGGTGGAGATTCTGaagtattaaagaaagaaagaaattgcatttatataacgccttttacAAACTCAGAAttgcccaaagcgctttacagtcaatgaagtacttttgaagtgtggtcactgttgtaatgaaggaaacgcggcaaccaatttgcgcacaacaaggtcccacaatcagcaatgaaataaattgcaAGATTATCTggtttaggtattggttgagggataaatgtagtCCAGGAAACCAGGAGAACGCCCCTGTTTTTCTTCAGATAGTGCTGTGGTATCTTTTCTGtcaacctgagggggcagatgggtgcctcactttaacatctcatctgaaagacggaaaTTTATATACAGTTTGTGGAATGAATGTATCGTGTTCTTTGAAAGTATGATCAAACTAACTTGCAAGCATTTCAGTAATTTACATGTATATTTGTCTTTGTAGCAAAGTGGCTTTCTGGCCAAGGTGCCAAAGAATGGAGAGGAACTGAAAAAAAATGTTGCTGATGTGGGAGATACTTGCTCACCAACTGTAACTATGCAAACCAATGAGGGCATTTCAGAATCTGAAAGTGCTTATATGCCCAAAGCTATTACTATGGAAACAGAAGTAACAGAAAATGGCACTATTCATCAAGAAAAGGTTAATGTGACTGCTGAAGGAAAATACTCTGGGTTAAACGACATAAAGCAAATCTTGAATACTTGCAGATTAACAGCAGAACCTActatagcaaaaaatataaaagaaaCCAGTGAAAGAAATCATAATGACAATACAAATGACATAAACCAGGAACTTCAAGGTGAGTTTTTCAAAAGGGAAAAAGATGTAGATCATGCACTGCAAGTATCTTTGGAGTTCGAAACAGTGCCTTCATCCTATGAAATGCCAGATGTGATTTATGCCATTATTCACAAAGATCATTCCAAAGATTCTTCAACTACAGCTCTTGGTGAGGCAGCTCCTAATTCTGTGGCAGTAGAAGATTTAGAGGTAGCAGACCTGGGCATTGCCAGCAAACCTCTTTCAGTGACTGCAGCTGCAGCAATTGTAGCTGAGGTCAACCAGGAAGAAATGGTGGAGACCTTCCAAACTACAGATGAAGTTGAAAAAGAAACAGCTGCAGTCACTAAACCAAGAAAAGAGTCAGCAACAAATCCATCAGTAGTCAACCTAAATGAAGGAATACTAGAAACCTCTTTAGAAATCAGTCAAAATGAAGAAAATGTTGAAAATTTCTCACTGATTGATTTAAATAAATTGACCATAGAAAGTTCGACTCTTGAAGCCATCCCACAGGATGATAAAGGCATGATTAGTCTATTGGCCACTAGTCTGAATGGAGAAATAAAACCTTACTTAGCCAGCAACGATAATCAAACATCAAATGACAGTGTAATGTATCAAGATGAGTCAGAAATCACTCTATCTGCTATTCAGAATGAATCTTTGGCAATCACCACTCCAGTGCAATATGCGGATGAATTAGAATCTGCCCATAGAGACAAATTCAAACTCATCAAGAAATATTCAAATACAAATCATGATCGTGACTTAATTCAGGAAAATAGATCAGCTGAATGTTTGACTTCTCTAAGTAAGAAAATTGTGTTAGAAATAATGGAACTGCAGCGTAAATCACTAAAAGATAACCTTAACCAGAAAGTTGAAGTGCAAAGTGAGTCCAGGAATACTAAACCTCAATCTGCTAAACCAACTCAAGGAGAAGAAAACAAGATTGAAGCATCAGGGAATGAAAATGTTGTCACCGAACATGTGGATTTTGCCACTGCCCGCAGACAGTGGTTGATGCTGGAAGAGATTAGTAGAACTCAAGATCATAGGCCACCAGTCAAGCAGCAGAAAAATAAAACCGTGACTAAACGTATTATTAAAGAGAAAAAAGATGACCCTTCCGTTACTAAACTGATAAAAAGGGAGACAACCTGTCCACATTCTGCATCTTTAACGTTCTCTGAAGATAAACTGCAAAGCAGCACACCAGTAGGAATCAAAATCGATGAAGTGGAATACTGGAGGAGTTCAACAAATCTAACTCAAAAAGACGGTACACTAGCATCGCACGAGAATAATGGCACATTGGTGGATTTAGACCCGAATTTGGTATTGAATATAGCAGATTTTAGTCCTTGCTCAGAAGGGAGTGATTCTGGTCTAGACTCAACTTGCAGGTCTGAAGGTAACAATTTAACTGACACTGTATTTCAGAATGAAACTTCAAGTTCTGTGCCTGTGACGCATGGAAAATCTGaaactcccattgaaagagagaTCCGTCTAGGTGTGAAGCGGGAGGAAAGTCTAAGGAAGGCCAGAGGCATTATAAAACTTGCTGGCTCTGAAGAATATGTAGAGATTAAAACTAGGCCACTTATTTTGCAGCCTgtttcctcctcttcatcaaaagttaaaaataatcaatttgcTGAGATGCAGATGCAGCGTGAAATTTTACTTGAGCGGCAACGGGAAGAGGATCTTGTACAGCAAGGAAAAGTAAAGGGAACATATGATGAAAGTATTACTCCAGAGATTGAGGAGAGAAGGAAGTTCTTCGAGCAGCAATATCCCTTCTCACCGCCATTGCCCAGTAAAATGTTATTCCCCCACATCAATATTCCTGCCTCTTTGTCGGCTACACCTTCTGTAATGAAAAAGTACCCCTCCTATAATGAAATGCAAGTTGCTAATGTTGTTGTATTGGAAAATAATGTATTGACTTCTTCAGATGAAGACAAGACAGGGGTTACTGCTGCTCTAACAAAACTTAAATATCCCAATGTAGAAACTGTTAATGTTGTAATACTGGAAACACCAAACCTGATCATACAGAGTTCTTCAGACTTTACACTGCCTTCCATCCCATCAACTGAAACAGAAGACGCATTGCAAAATAACCCCTTCTTCAAGCTTCGCTCGCATGGATCTCAATCCATTCTTAGTCAGGAGATCAGAGAAGTACTACAGCGAGAGGAAGAGCTACGTAAGCAAAGATGCCATCTCCATGATATGGCAACATCACCTGAAAGCAGTTTCTCATCTTCAACTAAAGCTGATAATTTGTCACCAGGTAAAATGAACTGAATTAAATATACTTGTCAGAAAATGTGAATACATTGATAATTCTTCAGTTGGATATACTCCATATACCATACTTATGATAAAAGTATTTAAGTAGGAAAATCTAGCCTTGTTCTGCCTTGCGAGGGGAAGTTGTGGGGGGATGTGCAGCTTGCCTAGGCCCTGGTAACTGTTGTATCAGCGTCCTGAGCAAGGGGCTGATATGGCtgaatttttaaaacaaatacatTTTAATTCTTGGGAAAGTCCAGGCCGCTTGCCCGTAGGTGCAGGCCAGTCGATGCATTACAAATTGAGGCAGCAGAGAATGTTCCTGGTCTCCTGCCTCGTTCTTCAGAtcgctcacatgctggactcacaAGAAACATGGCATTGTGGCTTGTTTCTGTATCGCCCCAGCTGGGGGCAGGCCAAAGACTTTCAGTTAGggccattttttttccatttgaacACCTACCCAGGATCTTAGGATGTCTCGGGTCTCAGGTCTGCAGCCACACCTTATTTTCCCACCCCCCTCTATTTACTGGTGTTAGGCCCTGCTAGGGAGCAGTCTTGTGCTGAGTTGCTGGGGCAGGAAGTCCTAACTATCCTGGGGCTGAACAGGAGCAATGTATTTCAGCTGCTGCTGTTTAGTTGTAAAAGACAGGGGTATGGATGGGAAAAGCCACCCTAAATTAGTTTCCTCTGGTTGTGcctaaagcagatgagctaagccTTTGAACTGTCTGAAAATGACTTTGATAGTTCATGCAAAGTTTCAGTAATAAAGGTTGAATGTACCTGACTATATAGCGCAGATTTTCGATCATCCATTCATCATCCCAGACAATTCTGTTTACAGATAACTTTGATCAAACTAAATCCTTTCCAGCATCTCCTTCTCATAAATTTGAAAGGGCAGAATCCATCAACAAGAAAGATGATAGATTGGTATTTTTTCTACCAAGATAAATTAGATGTAAAAGCCAGAATTACAACTTTAGTGATCTGTTTCCAATAGCCAGGGGAATATAGTTGACATTTCTAAATATGTAATAAACTGTTTAATTCCAAGGGCAATGTCCCAGTTTACACATACTTCTCATTTTTCTACCATTAGTAAAATTATGCCAACAATAAGGGCTAGAAATTCTTCACAAGAAGTGAAAAATGTGTTGAAATAGCATgcaaaatttttacattttttttatgaaTCTGCAGGAAGAAGTTTTGAACCTTGCTGTATTATTAGATTCACTGCAATGCAAGCACATCTAATCAGTCAGAAAGACCATACTTGCAGTAATGCTGCTGAAGCACTAGTTTGTGAGCTAATGAGGCATTTAACTGGTTAACTGAATTTCAGTTTGGCTCGGCGGTAGTATTTTTAGCCttttgagtcaaaaggt encodes:
- the LOC137325182 gene encoding uncharacterized protein, whose translation is MQTNEGISESESAYMPKAITMETEVTENGTIHQEKVNVTAEGKYSGLNDIKQILNTCRLTAEPTIAKNIKETSERNHNDNTNDINQELQGEFFKREKDVDHALQVSLEFETVPSSYEMPDVIYAIIHKDHSKDSSTTALGEAAPNSVAVEDLEVADLGIASKPLSVTAAAAIVAEVNQEEMVETFQTTDEVEKETAAVTKPRKESATNPSVVNLNEGILETSLEISQNEENVENFSLIDLNKLTIESSTLEAIPQDDKGMISLLATSLNGEIKPYLASNDNQTSNDSVMYQDESEITLSAIQNESLAITTPVQYADELESAHRDKFKLIKKYSNTNHDRDLIQENRSAECLTSLSKKIVLEIMELQRKSLKDNLNQKVEVQSESRNTKPQSAKPTQGEENKIEASGNENVVTEHVDFATARRQWLMLEEISRTQDHRPPVKQQKNKTVTKRIIKEKKDDPSVTKLIKRETTCPHSASLTFSEDKLQSSTPVGIKIDEVEYWRSSTNLTQKDGTLASHENNGTLVDLDPNLVLNIADFSPCSEGSDSGLDSTCRSEGNNLTDTVFQNETSSSVPVTHGKSETPIEREIRLGVKREESLRKARGIIKLAGSEEYVEIKTRPLILQPVSSSSSKVKNNQFAEMQMQREILLERQREEDLVQQGKVKGTYDESITPEIEERRKFFEQQYPFSPPLPSKMLFPHINIPASLSATPSVMKKYPSYNEMQVANVVVLENNVLTSSDEDKTGVTAALTKLKYPNVETVNVVILETPNLIIQSSSDFTLPSIPSTETEDALQNNPFFKLRSHGSQSILSQEIREVLQREEELRKQRCHLHDMATSPESSFSSSTKADNLSPGHKSNENTSQDCPDTALRG